One Cyprinus carpio isolate SPL01 chromosome B25, ASM1834038v1, whole genome shotgun sequence genomic region harbors:
- the LOC109065153 gene encoding caveolin-1, with product MTSGYKDGTPEEDYAHSPFIRKQGNIYKPNNKEMDNDSINEKTLQDVHTKEIDLVNRDPKHLNDDVVKVDFEDVIAEPAGTYSFDGVWKASFTTFTVTKYWFYRLLTALVGIPLALVWGIFFAILSFIHIWAVVPCVKSYLIEIHCVSRVYSICVHTFCDPLFEAMGKCFSSVRVTSTKVV from the exons ATGACTAGCGGATACAAGGACGGGACACCTGAAGAG GACTACGCTCACTCACCGTTCATCAGGAAACAGGGGAACATTTACAAACCAAATAATAAAGAGATGGATAACGACAGCATCAACGAAAAGACACTTCAGGATGTCCACACCAAGGAGATTGACCTGGTCAACCGGGacccaaaacatttaaatgacgATGTGGTCAAG GTGGACTTTGAGGACGTGATCGCCGAGCCTGCCGGCACCTACAGCTTTGACGGCGTGTGGAAAGCGAGCTTCACCACCTTCACAGTCACCAAGTACTGGTTCTACAGGCTGCTGACAGCCCTGGTGGGCATCCCGCTTGCCCTGGTATGGGGCATCTTCTTCGCCATCCTCTCCTTCATCCACATCTGGGCGGTGGTGCCTTGTGTGAAGAGCTACCTAATCGAGATCCACTGTGTCAGTCGAGTCTACTCCATCTGTGTGCACACCTTCTGCGACCCACTCTTCGAAGCCATGGGAAAGTGCTTCAGCAGTGTCCGGGTCACCTCCACCAAGGTGGTGTAG